In the genome of Telluria mixta, the window CCAGCATCAGTCCGTCGCTTTCCATCGCAATCTTCGGCCACAGCATGCCCGGCGTGTCGACCAGCACCGTGAACTTGTCGAGGTAGAGCTTTTGCTGGGACTTCGTGACGGCCGGTTCGTCGCCGACCTTGGCCACGCGCTTTTTCAGCAGCGCGTTCATCAGCGTCGACTTGCCCACATTCGGAATGCCCATGATCATGATGCGCAGCGGCTTCGTCGGCACGCCGCGGTGCGGGGCCAGTGCCTTGCACAGGTCGGGGATCTTCGCCACGTCCGACGGCTTCTTGGTCGTCATCGGATACGCGGTCACGCCCTCCTGGGCGTCATACCACGCGGCCCAGGCCGCAGTGGCGGCCGGGTCGGCGAGATCGGTCTTGTTCAAGACCTTCAGGCAGGGGCGCTGGCGGAACTTGCGCAACTCTTCGACCATCGGGTTGCTGCTCGCCTGCGGCAGGCGGGCGTCCAGGACCTCGATGACCACATCGGTGTTTTCCATCTGCTCCGCGGCCTGCTTGCGGGCGGCGGCCATGTGGCCCGGGAACCATTGAATCGACATGCTCTACCTTCAAAAATTTGCGTGCAACCGGGTATTTTACCCCAGTTCACGCAAATCGCCCTACCGTGTTGCAGGCATGCACTCGCTTGGCGGCAACGGCGCGGCCGGGTCGAACGCAGCGAGTCGGCCACGCGCCTCGCGCAGATCCTTGCCGAATTCGGCGAGATAACGCGACCGTTCCTCGCTCTGCCATTCGTCATCCGAATAGCTTTTCGGCGAGTGGGCCGCCGCCGTCAGGACCTTGCCCTGCAGCCGCGGCAGCAGCGCGCGGTCGGGGTCGGTGTTTTCCTTGAGCAGGTAGCCGTCGACGTCGCGCAACGTGAGGGGCGGCGCGGGTGTCTGGTCGCGCAGCAGCTTGCCGAACATCGTCAGTTTGATGTCGTTCGGACCGGGGCCCAGCACCTCGTTGAAGGTCAGCAGTGCGACGGCATGGCCGCGGGCGTCGTCGACGCGGCCGTTCACGATGTAGCGGCCGGGCATGCGCACGTCGAGCGGCAGGTGGAACACGAGCGAGCCTTCCTCGACGGCTTCGCGCGGCGCGCCGGTCCACACGGCCGGCAGTTCGGGCGTGTAGATGACGTCGAATTGCACGACGCCCGTCTTGCCGCCCACGTTGTAGCGCACCTCGGTGCGGATCGTGCCGTTGAACGCGGCGAGCCCCGTCTGCGCGGGCGCCAGCACGCCGGCGAAGGCGCCGTCGTTCGGCACCGGGTCGGCGCCCGTGCCGTCGTCCACGAACGGGATGCTGACCTGCGGCGTCTGGCGCGTGCCGGCATACGTGATGCCTTGCGCAAGGGCGCGGGTGATCACGAGGGGGAGCGTCTTGCCGCCGGCGTCGACGGCGCGCAGCGAGAACGCCACCGATTCGCCGGACGCCATGTAGACGCGCGACTGCGACGTCTGCAACTGCACGCCGGTGTTGGCGCCGCCGCTGTCCAGGCGCATCGGGTTCGTCGAGGCGACGGGATCGTTGGGGCGGTTCTGGTCGGGATTTTCCGTCATCGGGCGCGAGCCGACCGGGTACTGGCTGGACGTACGGTAGCTGCAATATGTGTGGTCGGCCAGCTGGACGTTCTCGACCAGTTGCCGGCGCCGGTTATTGCGGTCGTCCGGCAGCGGCAGGTCGGTGGCCTGGACCTGGCCGAAGAAGTGCGGTCCGCGCGGGGCCGGGGCCTGGGCAACCGCGGCCGCGGGCACCGGCGCGCCGTGGTCCATGGCGCTCCATACGAGCAGCCCGATCACGGCGACGGCGGCCGCCGCCAGCGCCAGCCGGCGCAGACGCGGCCGCGGCGCCGCGGACGGACGTCGCGGCGGCGGCTTGTCGTTACGGTTACGGCTAGAGGGCACTGTTCACCATCGCATTGCGTACGACCGACACGATGCCCTGCCAGTTCCCGCTCGTGTAATGGTTGTAGGCTTCGCTGTCGTCGCGGAACGATACGGAGTGGTAGCTCCACTTCGCACTGCCGCCCTCGTTCGCGGCCGTGCCGAGCGCGAGGTCGTTGCACAGCCAGTCGCTGGGGTTGCAGTACGAACCGCCGGAACTGCCGGCCACGCCGCCCGAGCTGTGGTACGCGACGGCCTCGTCGTCCTGGCCGGGCAGGATGCCGGAATACGCGGTGCCCTTGGCGCCCGCGTACATGTAGAACCAGATGCCGCGCGTCGTGTTGTGGTTGTACATGGCGCGCGCGGTCGTCGTCTTGAGATCCTGCGTCAGCGGGTCGGAGACAGCCCACGAGCCGTAGTCGGCCAGCTCGGAACCGCCGCCCGCGCCGGACGCCGCGCGCACCCACTTGATGTTCCAGCCGGTCTGCGACGTCCCGTCGCTGTTGCCGCACACGCCCGACGAATTCGGCGCCGCGTTTTTCTTCATGCGCGCGGAGCCGCCGTAGTTCGCGAGCGTGTAGCCCATCATGAGGTCGCCCGCGCTGTGGGTGGCGATGTAGCACCAGTTGCTGCCGGTGCAGAAGCAGTCGAGCGCGTCGCGGATGTGGTAGCTCTGCGAGGCGATGCTGTTGTAGCCGTCCCAGTTGACGGCCTTCTTGTTGACGCCCGCCGCTGTCGACGACGGGCCCCAATACGTGAAGCTGTTGTAGTCGCCGATCGTGCCGCCGCCCGTGCGGCCGTTGATCCACAGCGTGTAGTTCGTCGCCGATGCCAGTCCCGTCATGCCGAGCAGGCACAGCGCCGTCAGCCAGCGCATCAGTTTCATCTCCACTCCTCCATATTGTCGTCGTTGGATGGTGCGCCGTACGCTGGTTCGGTGCCGATGAGCTTACGGCCGAATCGACTGTAGAGAGGGTCGGTATGTATGTCAATTGCCCGCGAGCCAGATAAGTGGCTCGCAGAGCAATGTTCAACGCGCGTTCACGGCGACCGCCGCCCGCATGACGGCGACGATGCCGCCCCAGTGCCCGTCCGTGTAATGGTTGTAGTCCTCGCCGTCGTCGCGGAACGCGACCCAGTGGTTGGCCCACTTGGCGTGCCCGCCCTCGGCCGGGCCGGCTCCCAGTGTCAGCACATCGCAGAACCAGTCCTGCGGGTTGCAATAGGATCCGCCCGACGAGCCGGCGACCGCGCCCGCGCTGTGGTAGGCCTGGACGCCGTCGTCCTGGCCCGGCAGGAAGGCCGACGTCAGGCCGCCGTCGGCGCCCGCGTACATCCAGAACCAGATGCCGCGCGTCTCGTTGTGGTTGTACATCGCGCGTGCCGTCCTCACGCGCAGGTCCTGCACGAGCGGCTCGGATGTCGTCCAGGCCCCGACGTCCGCCAGTTCCGAGCCGCCGCCCGAACCCGCGGCGGACGCGATCCACTTGATGTTCCATCCCGTCTGCGATGAACCATCCGCATTGCCGCACACGCCCGATGCGTTCGGCTGCGCGTTCTTCTTCACGCGCGCGGAGCCACCGTAGTTGGCAAGCGTGTAGCCGATGAGCAGGTCGCCGGCGCTGTGCGTGGCGATGTAGCACCAGTTGGTCCCCGTGCAGAAGCAGTCGAGGGCGTTGCGGATCGTGCCGCTCTGCGAGGCGATGCTGCTGCGGCCATCCCAGTTGACGGCTTTCTTGTTGACGCCGGCGTCCATCGACGCCGGCCCCAGTAGGAAAAGTCGGCGTAGTTACCGATCGTGGCCCCGCCCGTGCGGCCGTGGATCCACAAGGTGTAATTGGTCGCGGACGCCAGTCCGGAGACCAGGAGCAGGCACAACATCAAAAGCAGACGCAGCGGTTTCATCGAGTCCTCCACTCATCGATATGTGGAGGTTAGATACGGCCGCTCTGCGCGAAGTTCGACGGGTCAGTCGAGTTCCGCGAGCGCCTTGACGTGGGCCACGACACTGCGTCCCAGCGCCGACAGCGCGTAGCCGCCCTCCAGGCAGCTGACGATGCGTCCGCCCGCGTACTGCCGCGCGATGCCGGCGACCTGGTGCGTGATCCACGCGTAATCCGCCTCGACGAGGGCCATGCCGCCCATGTCGTCTTCCTTGTGGGCGTCGAAGCCGGCCGAGATGAAGATCATCTGCGGGCGGAACGCGTGCAGCGCGGGCAGCCATTGTTCGGTGACGAGCTTGCGGACGACGTCGCTTCCAGTGTAGGCCGGCACCGGCACATTGATACTGGTCGCAGTGATAGGTTCCGGGTCCGTGTACGGATAAAACGGATGCTGGAAGAAGCTGGCCATCAGCACGCGCGGATCGTCCCTGAACGACTCCGCCGTGCCGTTGCCGTGATGGACGTCGAAGTCGACGATGGCGACGCGCTCCAGGCCGTGCACGTCGAGCGCGCGGCGCGCGGCGATGGCGACGTTGTTGAAGAGGCAGAAGCCCATCGGCTCCGTCGGCCGCGCGTGGTGGCCCGGCGGGCGGACCGCGCAGAAGGCATTGTCGACGGTGCCGGCAATGACGGCGTCCGTCGCGGCCACGGCGGCGCCGGCCGCGCGCAGGGCGGCGCGGTAGCTGTCCCTGCACAGCAGTGTGTCGCCGTCGAGCGGATAGTGTTCGCCCGGTGCCGCCGGCAGGTTCTCGCGTACGAGGTCGAGCGCCCCCTGCGTATGGTTGCGCAGGATGTCGGCTTCGTCGGCCAGCGGCGCGCTCACCTGGTCGACGAGGCCGTCCAGGCGCGCGAGGATCAACTGGTCCTCGATGGCGCGCAGGCGCTCGGGGGTTTCGGGATGCCAGCTGCCCATCTCGTGCAGCGAGCAGTCCGGGTGGCTGTAAATGGCTGTGCTCATGATTCCTGGTTGATGCTCATCGATACCGCAAGTCCCTCCGTTCTCGCATAGAATCGATGGGAAAGGCAACCGCAGGCATGTCAAGATTGCTAACAGCGTTAATCTACCACGCCTGCGCCCACCGCCGCCCCGAACGACGACCGGAACCCATCCATGTTCAACAAATTGCACGCTAGCGCCCGCCAGGTCAGCCAGATCGTGGTCGGCAAGGACCAGCAGGTCCGCCTCGCGCTGACCTGCCTCCTGGCTGGCGGCCACCTGCTCATCGACGACGTGCCCGGCGTCGGCAAGACGACCCTCGCCCACGCGCTCGCGCTGGCGCTGGGCCTGAGGTTCAACCGCGTCCAGTTCACGAGCGACCTGCTGCCGGCCGACGTCGCCGGCATCTCCGTCTACGAGCGCGAAAAGAACGGCTTCGTCTTCCACCCCGGCCCGATCTTCACGCAGGTGCTGCTCGCGGACGAGATCAACCGCGCCACGCCCAAGACGCAATCGGGCCTGCTGGAAGCGATGGAAGAGCGGCAGGTCACGGCCGACGGCGTCACCCGCGCGCTGCCGGAACCTTTCTTCGTCATCGCGACGCAGAACCCCGCGCACCAGGTCGGCACGTTCCCCCTGCCGGAATCCCAGCTCGACCGCTTCCTGATGTGCCTGTCGCTCGGCTACCCGGACGCCGCCGCCGAGCGCGCCCTGCTGATGGGCGAGGACCGGCGCGCGATGCTGAAAACCATTGCCCCCGTGATGCGGCCGGAAGAACTGCTCGATGCCCAGCGCTCGCTGCGCGCGATCCACGCCTCCGACAAGCTCATCGATTACCTGCAGGCGCTGGCGCAGGCATCGCGCTCGGGCAAGCTGTTTGCGGAGGGATTGTCGCCGCGCGCTACGCTGGCGCTGCTGCAGGCCGCGCGCGCATGGGCTGCGCTGGAAGGCCGCGACCACGTGATCCCGGAAGACGTCCAGGCCCTGCTCGTGCCGGTGTGTGCGCACCGCCTGCGGCCGTTGCGGTCGGCGCAGGGCGTGGCGATGGCCAGCCGCGACCTCGTGCTGCAGTTGCAGAAATCGGTCCCGGTCTGACATG includes:
- the ylqF gene encoding ribosome biogenesis GTPase YlqF — its product is MAAARKQAAEQMENTDVVIEVLDARLPQASSNPMVEELRKFRQRPCLKVLNKTDLADPAATAAWAAWYDAQEGVTAYPMTTKKPSDVAKIPDLCKALAPHRGVPTKPLRIMIMGIPNVGKSTLMNALLKKRVAKVGDEPAVTKSQQKLYLDKFTVLVDTPGMLWPKIAMESDGLMLAASHAIGTNAVIEEEVAEYLGGLLLQRYPQLLTARYGIKTEGLDGFGVIEGVAQRRAFRVRGGDYDYEKAAHVLLQDYRQGALGRISLETPQTRAEALERHRIEMEEKARIAAEKAARKAEEAARGKRGT
- a CDS encoding choice-of-anchor X domain-containing protein, producing MPSSRNRNDKPPPRRPSAAPRPRLRRLALAAAAVAVIGLLVWSAMDHGAPVPAAAVAQAPAPRGPHFFGQVQATDLPLPDDRNNRRRQLVENVQLADHTYCSYRTSSQYPVGSRPMTENPDQNRPNDPVASTNPMRLDSGGANTGVQLQTSQSRVYMASGESVAFSLRAVDAGGKTLPLVITRALAQGITYAGTRQTPQVSIPFVDDGTGADPVPNDGAFAGVLAPAQTGLAAFNGTIRTEVRYNVGGKTGVVQFDVIYTPELPAVWTGAPREAVEEGSLVFHLPLDVRMPGRYIVNGRVDDARGHAVALLTFNEVLGPGPNDIKLTMFGKLLRDQTPAPPLTLRDVDGYLLKENTDPDRALLPRLQGKVLTAAAHSPKSYSDDEWQSEERSRYLAEFGKDLREARGRLAAFDPAAPLPPSECMPATR
- a CDS encoding histone deacetylase family protein, whose translation is MSTAIYSHPDCSLHEMGSWHPETPERLRAIEDQLILARLDGLVDQVSAPLADEADILRNHTQGALDLVRENLPAAPGEHYPLDGDTLLCRDSYRAALRAAGAAVAATDAVIAGTVDNAFCAVRPPGHHARPTEPMGFCLFNNVAIAARRALDVHGLERVAIVDFDVHHGNGTAESFRDDPRVLMASFFQHPFYPYTDPEPITATSINVPVPAYTGSDVVRKLVTEQWLPALHAFRPQMIFISAGFDAHKEDDMGGMALVEADYAWITHQVAGIARQYAGGRIVSCLEGGYALSALGRSVVAHVKALAELD
- a CDS encoding AAA family ATPase, with product MFNKLHASARQVSQIVVGKDQQVRLALTCLLAGGHLLIDDVPGVGKTTLAHALALALGLRFNRVQFTSDLLPADVAGISVYEREKNGFVFHPGPIFTQVLLADEINRATPKTQSGLLEAMEERQVTADGVTRALPEPFFVIATQNPAHQVGTFPLPESQLDRFLMCLSLGYPDAAAERALLMGEDRRAMLKTIAPVMRPEELLDAQRSLRAIHASDKLIDYLQALAQASRSGKLFAEGLSPRATLALLQAARAWAALEGRDHVIPEDVQALLVPVCAHRLRPLRSAQGVAMASRDLVLQLQKSVPV